TCGCCCCTACGCCAACATCATTCGCCTCTCCGATATCGCCCCCATCGATCCGCCAGCCGGCCCTCACGAAGAAGTGGTTCAGTGCAACCTGGCCGACAAGGCCGCCGTGCATGCCTTGTGCGAAGGTGTCGATGCCATTGCGCATTTCGGTGGTGTCTCGGTCGAGCGCCCCTTCGAAGAAATTCTCGAAGCCAATATCAAGGGCGTCTTTCACATCTACGAAGCCGCTCGTCGTCACGGCATCAAGCGTGTGATCTTCGCCAGCTCCAACCATGTGATCGGGTTCTACAAGCAGACCGAGAAGATCGACGCCAGTGTCGCCCGCCGCCCTGACAGCTACTACGGATTGTCCAAGTCCTATGGCGAAGACATGGCCAGCTTCTACTTCGATCGCTACGGCATCGAAACCGTCAGCATCCGCATCGGCTCTTCCTTCCCCGAGCCACTCAACCGCCGAATGATGGCGACCTACCTAAGCTACCGCGACCTCACCGACCTCATTGGCCAATCGCTGTTTACGCCCGACGTCCGCCATACCGTGGTCTACGGCGCCTCGGCGAACCGCGACGTCTGGTGGGACAACCACCTGGCCGCACACTTGGGCTTCGAGCCGAAAGATAGCTCCGAGGTTTTCCGCGACAAGATCGAACAGCAGCCACCGTACGCGCCGAATGACCCAGCGCTGATCTACCAGGGCGGCGCCTTCTGCGAGGCTGGGCCGTTCGAAGACTGAGCCGCACGCCACGCCGCGAAAAACAACAAGAGAGTCGCCATGGCAAACCAAGCAGAACTGATCGTCGATGCCCGGAACGCTACCGGGGAAAGCCCGGTCTGGGTCGCCTCCGAGCAAGCCCTCTACTGGGTCGACATTCCCAATCGCCAATTGCTGCGCTGGAAAGCCGCTGACGCTTCGGTGACCCGATGGACCGGCGAGCAGATGATCGCCTGCATCGCACGCCGCGAGGGAAGCGCGAATCGCTGGGTCGCCGGCATGGAGGACGGTGTCTTCGACATCGTTCCGCAGGATGACGGCACGC
This DNA window, taken from Stutzerimonas stutzeri, encodes the following:
- a CDS encoding NAD-dependent epimerase/dehydratase family protein, whose translation is MTSTTTTPTPLNRLLLTGAAGGLGKVLRETLRPYANIIRLSDIAPIDPPAGPHEEVVQCNLADKAAVHALCEGVDAIAHFGGVSVERPFEEILEANIKGVFHIYEAARRHGIKRVIFASSNHVIGFYKQTEKIDASVARRPDSYYGLSKSYGEDMASFYFDRYGIETVSIRIGSSFPEPLNRRMMATYLSYRDLTDLIGQSLFTPDVRHTVVYGASANRDVWWDNHLAAHLGFEPKDSSEVFRDKIEQQPPYAPNDPALIYQGGAFCEAGPFED